Proteins from a single region of Desulfolutivibrio sulfoxidireducens:
- a CDS encoding response regulator, translated as MATVCIADDDVTSRQTLRAIVSAEGHEVVEAADGAEALRAVNERAVDLLLTDIFMPGIEGLEVIRILRESHPRLTVIAFTAGSTFTAYETLNWARTYGVAGALTKPFSREEVLGEVRRALPAA; from the coding sequence ATGGCTACCGTTTGCATCGCCGATGACGACGTCACGTCCCGCCAGACCCTGCGGGCCATCGTTTCCGCCGAGGGACACGAGGTTGTGGAGGCCGCCGACGGCGCCGAGGCCCTGCGCGCCGTCAACGAACGCGCCGTGGACCTGCTTTTGACCGATATTTTCATGCCCGGCATTGAGGGCCTGGAGGTCATCCGCATCCTTCGCGAATCCCATCCCCGGCTGACGGTCATCGCGTTTACCGCCGGGAGCACGTTTACGGCGTATGAAACCCTCAATTGGGCCAGGACCTACGGCGTGGCCGGGGCACTGACCAAGCCCTTCAGCCGCGAAGAGGTTCTGGGCGAGGTCAGAAGGGCTCTGCCCGCGGCCTGA
- a CDS encoding HIT family protein has product MIDTDCIFCKIIRGDIPCAKIFETPSVLAFLDIAPVRPGHALVIPKAHHPALWDLPDEDGRDLLAALKIVGRAVVQATGAGGCNVVMNNGAPAGQLVAHAHFHVIPRVRDDGLELWPGTPYADPQAMSRLAEAIRSRI; this is encoded by the coding sequence ATGATCGACACGGACTGCATTTTTTGCAAGATCATACGCGGCGACATCCCCTGCGCCAAAATTTTTGAAACCCCCTCGGTGCTGGCCTTTTTGGACATCGCCCCGGTTCGGCCCGGGCATGCCCTGGTCATACCCAAGGCCCACCATCCCGCCTTGTGGGATCTGCCCGACGAAGACGGCCGCGACCTGCTGGCGGCGCTGAAGATCGTCGGGCGGGCCGTGGTCCAGGCCACCGGGGCCGGCGGATGCAACGTGGTCATGAACAACGGCGCGCCGGCCGGGCAACTCGTGGCCCACGCCCATTTTCACGTCATTCCCCGGGTCCGGGACGACGGGCTCGAACTGTGGCCGGGCACGCCCTACGCCGACCCCCAGGCCATGTCGCGCCTGGCCGAGGCCATCCGGTCCCGGATCTAA
- a CDS encoding integration host factor subunit alpha: MSGKTLTKADIVDYIYEKTERNRAEVKVLVDHLLDVMKQSIKKDDSLLVSGFGKFEAYDKRARKGRNPQTNKSIVLPPRKVVVFRLSRKFRAELNPE; this comes from the coding sequence ATGAGCGGAAAGACTCTGACCAAAGCGGACATCGTCGACTACATCTACGAAAAAACCGAACGCAACCGGGCCGAGGTCAAGGTCCTGGTGGACCACCTCCTGGACGTCATGAAGCAGTCGATCAAAAAGGACGATTCGCTTCTGGTCAGCGGCTTCGGGAAGTTCGAGGCCTACGACAAGCGGGCTCGCAAGGGACGCAACCCCCAGACCAACAAAAGCATCGTCCTGCCGCCCCGAAAGGTGGTGGTCTTCCGTCTTTCCAGGAAATTTCGGGCTGAACTCAATCCCGAATAG
- a CDS encoding septal ring lytic transglycosylase RlpA family protein has protein sequence MGCGTKKPSPPPGGWGSVPPTQRPYTIKGKTYQPIPSANGYYEEGVASWYGEDFHGNPTSCGEIYDMHKLTAAHKILPMHTKLKVTNLENGKTVEVRVNDRGPFVAGRVIDMSYAGAKALDMHVKGTTRVRLESVGSIPGAASARELPGPFYVQIGAFVHQGNAERLVATIRRAGYPGSRIHFKEVGGERFYRVHAGTFATLDEAEAARAKLARDYRGAFVIGE, from the coding sequence TTGGGATGTGGTACAAAAAAACCATCCCCGCCTCCCGGAGGCTGGGGCTCCGTCCCGCCGACCCAACGGCCCTACACCATCAAGGGCAAGACCTATCAACCCATCCCCTCGGCCAACGGCTATTACGAGGAGGGCGTGGCCTCCTGGTACGGGGAGGACTTTCACGGCAACCCCACGTCCTGCGGCGAGATCTACGACATGCACAAGCTCACGGCGGCGCACAAGATTCTGCCCATGCATACCAAGCTCAAGGTGACCAACCTGGAAAACGGCAAGACGGTGGAGGTGCGGGTGAACGACCGGGGGCCCTTCGTGGCCGGCCGGGTGATCGACATGTCCTATGCCGGGGCCAAGGCCCTGGACATGCACGTCAAGGGCACGACCAGGGTGCGGCTTGAGAGCGTGGGAAGCATTCCCGGGGCCGCGTCGGCCCGGGAACTGCCTGGCCCTTTTTACGTGCAGATCGGGGCCTTCGTGCACCAGGGCAACGCCGAAAGGCTTGTGGCCACAATCCGGCGGGCTGGATATCCCGGATCGCGTATCCACTTCAAGGAGGTGGGCGGCGAGCGCTTCTACCGGGTGCATGCCGGGACGTTCGCCACCCTGGACGAGGCCGAAGCGGCCCGGGCGAAGCTCGCCCGGGACTACCGGGGGGCCTTCGTTATCGGCGAATAG
- a CDS encoding alpha/beta hydrolase family protein has protein sequence MLLHVWRHAVPALLIVFAVLLGSPGLAVANAQGGINPADPMVRITYAKSNLDVPAVLAAVSRDVAKSTGLGEELVTYYWQTFDAVHCMGKPSTDKPLFVDLYVPGFFTDDLVAKMMTAIAESLARNTGLDKKWVFVHTHFPLQGQVYINGEVSHWDAYRGKPDKPVRDIADRAMSKYLFNDGAFVFQCLWRTGLIASGGADLGELLTITSQVKDYDKESWYQAWNGMARRVRDAADRDAAVRRAVSAMQQYFRATEYFRASSIYLFGSDPRGAVAWQDGRDAFLKAAQLSEGRIRHVRIPYEKTTLPGYLVTPDNSGRKRPLLLIQTGLDGTAEDLYFIIAAQAVKRGYACLIYEGPGQGEMIVKQGLPFRFDWEKVVTPVVDFAVTLPEVDSKRMAIIGYSMGGYLVPRALAFEKRISWGIADGGVVSPFDGVMTKFPPEVLQGVDAPAQAARVDEIVTQEMGKRPELNQFISQMLWTFDAKTPSALFSKLKTFNQADTMGKIETEMLVVNSSEDQVAASNAQSKLFYNGLKAKKTYMEFDASRGAQFHCQLGAPLVSSERILDWLDERAKPEQ, from the coding sequence ATGCTGCTTCACGTTTGGAGGCACGCCGTTCCGGCGCTTTTAATAGTCTTTGCCGTCTTGCTCGGCTCTCCAGGTCTTGCCGTGGCCAACGCCCAGGGCGGCATAAATCCGGCCGACCCCATGGTCCGCATCACCTACGCCAAATCGAACCTGGACGTTCCGGCCGTGCTGGCCGCCGTCAGCCGCGACGTGGCCAAGTCCACGGGCCTGGGCGAGGAGCTCGTCACCTACTACTGGCAGACCTTCGACGCCGTGCACTGCATGGGCAAACCCTCCACGGACAAGCCCCTGTTCGTGGACCTCTACGTGCCCGGCTTCTTCACCGACGACCTGGTGGCCAAGATGATGACCGCCATCGCGGAGTCCCTGGCCAGGAACACCGGCCTGGACAAGAAGTGGGTCTTCGTCCACACCCACTTCCCCCTGCAGGGCCAGGTCTACATCAACGGCGAGGTCTCCCACTGGGACGCCTACCGGGGCAAGCCCGACAAGCCCGTCCGGGACATCGCCGACCGGGCCATGTCCAAGTACCTCTTCAACGACGGCGCCTTCGTCTTCCAATGCCTCTGGAGAACGGGCCTGATCGCCTCGGGCGGAGCGGATCTGGGCGAACTGCTCACCATCACCAGCCAGGTGAAGGACTACGACAAGGAGAGCTGGTATCAGGCCTGGAACGGCATGGCCCGCAGGGTGCGCGACGCGGCTGACCGGGACGCCGCCGTAAGGCGCGCCGTGAGCGCCATGCAGCAGTATTTCCGCGCCACCGAGTACTTCCGGGCCAGCTCGATCTACCTCTTCGGCAGCGACCCGCGCGGCGCCGTGGCCTGGCAGGACGGGCGCGACGCCTTCCTGAAGGCCGCCCAGCTCTCCGAGGGGCGCATACGTCACGTGCGCATCCCCTATGAGAAGACCACCCTGCCCGGTTACCTGGTCACCCCGGACAATTCCGGCCGCAAGAGGCCCCTGCTGCTCATCCAGACCGGCCTGGACGGCACCGCCGAGGACCTCTACTTCATCATCGCCGCCCAGGCCGTGAAGCGCGGCTACGCCTGCCTGATCTACGAGGGCCCAGGCCAGGGCGAGATGATCGTCAAGCAGGGCCTGCCCTTCCGGTTCGATTGGGAAAAGGTCGTCACCCCTGTGGTGGACTTCGCCGTGACCCTGCCCGAGGTGGATTCCAAGCGCATGGCCATCATCGGCTACTCCATGGGCGGCTACCTGGTCCCACGCGCCCTGGCCTTCGAGAAGCGCATCAGTTGGGGCATCGCCGACGGCGGCGTGGTGAGCCCCTTTGACGGGGTCATGACCAAGTTCCCGCCCGAAGTCCTCCAAGGGGTGGACGCGCCCGCCCAGGCGGCCAGGGTGGACGAAATCGTGACCCAGGAGATGGGCAAGCGCCCGGAGCTGAACCAGTTCATCAGCCAGATGCTCTGGACCTTCGACGCCAAGACCCCGAGCGCGTTGTTCTCGAAGCTCAAAACATTCAACCAGGCGGACACAATGGGCAAGATCGAGACCGAGATGCTGGTGGTCAACTCCAGCGAGGACCAGGTCGCCGCTTCCAACGCCCAGTCCAAGCTGTTCTATAACGGGCTGAAGGCCAAGAAGACCTATATGGAGTTCGACGCGTCCAGGGGCGCGCAGTTCCACTGCCAGTTGGGCGCTCCTCTCGTGTCCAGCGAACGCATACTGGACTGGCTGGACGAACGGGCCAAGCCCGAACAATAG
- a CDS encoding alpha/beta hydrolase family protein, translated as MARVRIHTLVPAQAILVLAFLAWTMAPTALAFSGGDSPPAAKAPQMDGASEPTASPRNDGERYLDKFLFHERTFLFQTLWRAGLIATGAGDLGEILTVASQIKDGDTESWRQAWNGMAVKLRANADAYLASGHAQSAMQAYFRATNAFRAAGVFEYGDERGVLAWQAGRAAFMKAASLSQGRIQPVRIPYEQTTLPGYLVTPDNSRKKRPLLLLQTGLDGTAEDLYFLLGAEAVKRGYNCLIFEGPGQGEMIIKQGLPFRPDWEKVVTPVVDFAMTLPGVDAVRMAIFGPSMSVPRALAFEKRIKWGIADGGVWSVYEGTLKQLPEAVRKIVDSPAQAATVDALVTQEMGRSLGFRHAINQRLWIFKATSPSDLFRKLKPYTVADVVGKIEAEMLVVNSSADKINDSFAQAKQFYNALVSTKTYLEFDASQGAQSHCQVGAPLVASENMFNWLDERVKP; from the coding sequence ATGGCTCGTGTCCGCATCCACACCCTGGTCCCGGCCCAGGCGATCCTCGTCTTGGCGTTCCTGGCCTGGACCATGGCTCCGACAGCTCTGGCCTTCAGCGGCGGCGATTCCCCACCTGCCGCCAAGGCCCCGCAGATGGACGGCGCCAGCGAACCGACCGCTTCCCCACGGAATGACGGCGAAAGGTATTTGGACAAATTCCTGTTCCATGAACGGACGTTCCTCTTCCAGACCCTGTGGCGAGCGGGGTTGATCGCTACCGGCGCAGGAGACCTCGGGGAGATATTGACTGTAGCCAGTCAGATCAAGGATGGCGACACGGAAAGCTGGCGTCAGGCCTGGAATGGTATGGCCGTAAAACTGCGCGCCAACGCCGATGCCTATCTTGCCTCCGGCCACGCCCAAAGCGCCATGCAGGCCTATTTCAGGGCGACCAACGCCTTCCGAGCCGCAGGGGTCTTCGAGTATGGCGACGAAAGGGGCGTTCTCGCCTGGCAAGCAGGCCGCGCCGCCTTCATGAAGGCGGCGTCGCTCTCCCAGGGGCGCATCCAGCCCGTGCGGATACCTTACGAGCAGACCACCCTGCCGGGGTATCTGGTCACCCCGGACAACAGCCGCAAAAAGCGGCCTCTGCTTCTGCTCCAGACAGGTTTGGACGGCACAGCGGAGGACCTCTACTTCCTCCTCGGCGCAGAGGCCGTGAAACGCGGCTACAACTGTCTGATCTTTGAAGGCCCCGGCCAGGGGGAGATGATTATAAAGCAGGGACTGCCCTTCAGGCCTGACTGGGAGAAAGTCGTTACCCCTGTCGTGGACTTCGCCATGACCCTTCCCGGAGTGGACGCCGTGCGCATGGCCATTTTCGGCCCATCCATGTCCGTCCCTCGCGCCCTGGCTTTTGAGAAACGCATCAAGTGGGGCATTGCCGACGGCGGCGTCTGGAGCGTCTACGAGGGGACCCTGAAGCAACTGCCCGAAGCCGTACGAAAAATCGTCGATTCCCCGGCCCAGGCCGCAACGGTGGATGCCCTCGTCACCCAGGAAATGGGCAGGAGTCTCGGTTTTCGTCACGCCATCAACCAGAGATTGTGGATATTCAAGGCCACGTCTCCAAGCGACCTTTTCCGCAAGCTGAAGCCCTATACCGTCGCTGACGTTGTCGGCAAGATCGAGGCGGAAATGCTGGTGGTCAACTCCAGCGCCGACAAGATCAATGACTCCTTCGCTCAGGCCAAGCAATTCTACAACGCGCTCGTGTCCACGAAAACCTACTTGGAGTTCGATGCGAGTCAAGGCGCTCAGTCCCATTGTCAGGTCGGCGCTCCCCTGGTTGCCAGTGAGAACATGTTCAACTGGCTGGATGAACGGGTCAAACCATAA
- a CDS encoding radical SAM protein, producing MGVIFRHPEPTPGNIRIRPVFLPFAGCPGRCVYCAQHLQTGVLPTRLDAALARLRLELEAALAAGRGPYEIGFYGGTFTALPGDYAERFTALAGEYRERGLVTRVRCSTRPDASDPGRLSVLRGLGLDMVEIGAQTFDAGVLAISGRGHGPDDIFRACRAVREAGLALGLQLLPGLPGHTREMFSRDVELAASLAPETARIYPCVVAAGTRLAAMYEAGEYAPWDEETAAEAAAEGVLVLWRAGVRVIRIGLAPQDELTAAVIAGPVHPAMGNLVRARALFTLVRDKARELGAGPKRLVVPARYAGEFWGHGRELSDGYAGLGLPRESVRFADVAVFTMCFEGEGQAADFFSRAEQPVSVS from the coding sequence ATGGGAGTGATTTTTCGTCATCCGGAGCCCACTCCCGGGAACATCCGCATCCGGCCCGTGTTTTTGCCGTTCGCCGGATGCCCGGGGCGGTGTGTGTATTGCGCCCAGCACCTGCAGACCGGGGTGCTCCCGACACGTCTGGACGCTGCCCTGGCCCGGCTGCGGCTGGAACTGGAGGCGGCCCTGGCCGCGGGTCGGGGACCGTATGAGATCGGATTTTACGGGGGCACCTTCACGGCCCTGCCAGGGGACTACGCCGAGCGATTCACGGCCCTGGCCGGGGAGTATCGGGAACGGGGGCTGGTGACCCGGGTGCGCTGTTCCACCCGGCCGGACGCGTCCGACCCCGGGCGGTTGTCCGTCCTGCGGGGGCTCGGGCTGGACATGGTGGAGATCGGGGCCCAGACCTTCGATGCCGGAGTGCTGGCCATAAGCGGCCGGGGGCACGGGCCGGACGACATTTTTCGGGCCTGCCGGGCGGTCCGCGAGGCCGGGCTGGCCCTTGGCTTGCAGCTTTTGCCGGGACTCCCGGGACATACCAGGGAGATGTTCTCCCGGGATGTGGAACTGGCCGCCTCCCTAGCCCCGGAAACGGCGCGCATCTACCCTTGCGTGGTGGCGGCCGGGACACGGCTGGCGGCCATGTATGAGGCCGGGGAATATGCGCCCTGGGACGAGGAAACGGCGGCCGAGGCTGCGGCCGAGGGGGTTTTGGTCCTGTGGCGGGCCGGGGTGCGGGTCATCCGTATCGGGCTTGCGCCTCAGGACGAACTGACCGCGGCCGTGATTGCCGGGCCGGTCCATCCGGCCATGGGAAACCTGGTCCGGGCCAGGGCGCTTTTTACGCTTGTCCGCGACAAGGCGCGGGAGCTTGGTGCCGGCCCCAAGCGGCTGGTGGTCCCGGCGAGGTATGCCGGGGAGTTCTGGGGGCACGGGCGGGAGCTTTCGGACGGGTATGCCGGCCTGGGCCTTCCCCGGGAATCGGTGCGCTTCGCCGACGTTGCGGTCTTTACGATGTGTTTCGAGGGGGAAGGCCAGGCGGCGGACTTTTTTTCGAGAGCGGAGCAGCCCGTATCCGTTTCCTGA
- a CDS encoding alpha/beta hydrolase family protein, with translation MDPHAAHVGFKFKDPAMDFVFGSLILGSAVNHGCEVGEAFATAAAIKDGDADSWRDQWLKTAALIEARGEQALAGGHAVSARDQFMRASYAYRAAMAAMLPDDPRLAPTAGKSRGLMKRAGKLMKPELEYIEIPFKGAVLPGYFRKAAPEDAPAPTLVMIGGAETFAEDQYFYIAPQAFDRGYNFLTVDLPGQGLLPLEGRFFSPDIGASISAAVDYALSRKDVDPRRLAVYGISSGGGFAPMAAERDGRIKAVIMNNCVVDAGAGVAKMAVATATPETVKGWSSFNRTSNQMIAWRFGVDMNNLPGLVEANKELRFDPARVDAPALILVAAGEYQSPEIERQNTLCLEGLASTRKTMVVTPAAEGAANHCVMENRSLMSQVVFDWLDVTFSPR, from the coding sequence ATGGACCCGCACGCGGCCCATGTGGGCTTCAAGTTCAAGGACCCGGCCATGGACTTCGTTTTCGGTTCGCTGATTCTCGGGTCCGCCGTGAACCATGGCTGCGAGGTGGGCGAGGCTTTCGCCACCGCCGCCGCCATCAAGGACGGCGACGCGGACAGCTGGCGCGACCAGTGGCTGAAAACCGCCGCGCTCATCGAAGCGAGGGGCGAGCAGGCCCTGGCCGGAGGGCACGCGGTCAGCGCCCGCGACCAGTTCATGCGGGCATCCTACGCCTACCGCGCGGCCATGGCGGCCATGCTCCCGGACGATCCGCGCCTCGCGCCGACCGCCGGCAAGAGCCGGGGGCTCATGAAGCGGGCCGGAAAGCTCATGAAGCCGGAACTCGAATACATCGAGATTCCCTTCAAGGGAGCGGTTCTCCCCGGATATTTCCGCAAGGCCGCGCCCGAAGACGCCCCCGCCCCGACCCTGGTCATGATCGGCGGGGCCGAGACCTTCGCCGAGGACCAGTATTTCTACATCGCGCCCCAGGCCTTCGACCGGGGATACAATTTCCTGACCGTTGATTTGCCCGGGCAGGGGCTCCTGCCTCTGGAGGGGCGCTTCTTCAGCCCGGACATCGGCGCTTCGATCTCGGCGGCGGTGGACTACGCCCTCTCCCGCAAGGACGTGGACCCCAGGCGCCTGGCCGTCTACGGCATCAGCAGCGGCGGAGGCTTCGCGCCCATGGCGGCTGAGCGGGACGGGCGCATCAAGGCCGTCATCATGAACAACTGCGTGGTGGATGCGGGCGCGGGCGTGGCCAAGATGGCCGTGGCGACGGCCACCCCGGAGACGGTCAAGGGCTGGTCCTCGTTCAACCGGACGAGCAACCAGATGATCGCCTGGCGATTCGGCGTTGACATGAACAACCTGCCGGGCCTTGTCGAAGCCAACAAGGAACTGCGCTTCGACCCGGCCAGGGTTGACGCGCCCGCGCTCATCCTGGTGGCGGCAGGAGAATACCAGAGCCCCGAAATCGAGCGGCAGAACACGCTCTGCCTGGAAGGCCTAGCCAGCACGCGCAAGACCATGGTGGTTACGCCTGCCGCCGAGGGGGCCGCCAACCATTGCGTCATGGAGAACCGCAGCCTCATGAGCCAGGTGGTTTTCGACTGGCTGGACGTGACCTTCTCGCCCCGCTGA
- a CDS encoding type ISP restriction/modification enzyme, with the protein MRYGKKGKGKDLTTLIYNHKITLTGIPLEAYDYVVNGKPALDWVVERQCVKTDKASGIANDANDWATETMNNPRYPLELFARVVTVSLETMKIVNALPKLDI; encoded by the coding sequence ATGCGCTACGGCAAAAAAGGCAAGGGCAAAGACCTCACCACGCTGATCTACAACCACAAGATCACCCTGACCGGCATTCCCCTTGAAGCCTACGACTACGTGGTCAATGGCAAGCCAGCCCTGGACTGGGTGGTGGAACGCCAATGCGTGAAGACCGACAAGGCCAGCGGCATCGCCAACGACGCCAACGATTGGGCGACGGAGACGATGAACAACCCGCGCTACCCGCTGGAGTTGTTCGCCCGCGTGGTGACTGTGAGCCTGGAGACCATGAAAATCGTGAACGCGCTGCCGAAGCTGGATATCTGA
- a CDS encoding BTAD domain-containing putative transcriptional regulator codes for MYVGVDKFYPPQVGGPKFLFRQRVVDNLIRRCSRQKPIIVFEAQAGQGKTTVIKQFLDRLGGDSAWYQVTPEDADPANLLAALQACLSQGCPEQPEIADIPRWTAGNISCYNLPKHLARLLGQVRSHLANDLYLVFDDLHHLAGHEESVFLINHLIATAPPRLRFILSSREPVRLQALAHSGESASVARVGNRELALEDSEIADLFHQVFGGALSHSMIREISIKTDGWIMGALLFGLQMVSRGDAEPLGSWDGARCSDIRAYFRRKVFALLEPELRHPLLVLSLLEDIPVDLAAGLTGREDIHARLHQLAARNFFIRDLTPDSTVFGLHHLFRQFLRDKAAQELAPETLRKVHRDAGAYYLRCNTPAQALRHYLKAGDLEAIDAALREQGPAMLAANQTATLSSILGSIPEQDLARLGWGCLFLALATMDSAPANALPLLRKALAVFAPAHDELGELVCLAHIISIHITTTGHSREGEQLLERAEELFQGLEGGIDSCTTILIARSMAMGRVIFLADVDTATRYADMAMSLAMKDHLVNFEAAMLMVMGYIKIFAGHLSMARQWMERAHEIVPRSEVGAFHCLAIRMMLMNFLFHDGCFDNYYTEKSQIVDAVGMDMFSQSIVGPFCHVWEMDIAINQGRFEEALRIAKEADALSPHLKSQTLQLKAVVLALQGQAAEALAACDESTRLREQAGGLYFITLQKIVGGLIHGFCGEYDVAVSMLTEGIQKARSMPTDYLESCGLMHRAATFLLRGECEAATADIRRGLGLMRRNDYKHFWAWTPGSMEQVLGFAVSRNIEPAYARKLAVEHIRHDFTDQGESIPLLEVRCLGELAILFRGERVLPPEALTQGQRELLCLLLASPDLKIPQDTACLHFWPDGSPLATRTNFDTMMSRLRKSFAEVLPQSLAGRYLFRERGMVWLANCRVDALLFLEEAKKGQEHSRLQQRWQAANAFSRAAALWKGEFAPGVTGEDRISAFRHKLTAALARLALTWGGHLDRINRTQAAIDIVEKALRPDPLNDSLWALLYRLHGRHSVLQARQVANRLATVLRNEGYPEADIEQILAGVTVAP; via the coding sequence GTGTACGTTGGGGTTGATAAATTTTACCCACCCCAGGTTGGCGGCCCAAAATTCCTGTTTCGGCAACGGGTTGTTGACAACCTTATCCGTAGATGCTCCAGGCAAAAGCCCATCATCGTCTTCGAGGCCCAGGCAGGGCAGGGCAAGACGACCGTCATCAAGCAGTTCCTCGACCGTCTCGGCGGCGATTCGGCGTGGTATCAGGTCACGCCCGAGGATGCCGACCCGGCCAATCTCCTAGCCGCGCTCCAGGCGTGCCTGTCCCAAGGCTGCCCGGAGCAGCCTGAGATCGCAGACATCCCCCGGTGGACCGCAGGCAACATCAGCTGCTACAATCTTCCCAAGCATCTTGCCCGCCTGCTTGGACAGGTCCGGTCGCATCTGGCCAATGATCTGTATCTGGTCTTCGACGATCTCCACCACCTGGCAGGGCATGAAGAAAGCGTATTCCTGATCAACCATCTGATCGCCACCGCACCGCCCCGGCTGCGTTTCATCCTATCCTCGCGAGAACCCGTCAGATTGCAAGCCCTTGCGCACTCTGGCGAGTCTGCGAGCGTGGCGCGCGTGGGCAACAGGGAACTTGCCCTTGAGGACAGTGAAATCGCCGATCTGTTCCATCAGGTTTTCGGAGGCGCGCTCTCCCACAGCATGATCCGGGAGATTTCCATAAAAACCGACGGCTGGATCATGGGCGCGCTTCTTTTCGGGCTCCAGATGGTCAGCAGGGGGGATGCCGAACCTCTGGGCAGCTGGGATGGCGCGAGATGTTCGGACATCCGCGCGTATTTCAGGCGAAAGGTGTTCGCCCTGCTTGAACCGGAGTTGCGCCACCCGTTGCTGGTGCTGTCGCTGCTGGAAGACATCCCGGTGGATCTTGCCGCAGGGCTCACCGGCAGGGAGGATATCCACGCAAGGCTTCATCAGCTGGCTGCGCGCAATTTTTTCATCCGGGATCTGACTCCGGATTCCACGGTATTCGGACTGCACCATCTGTTTCGGCAGTTCTTGCGCGACAAGGCTGCGCAAGAGCTGGCTCCGGAGACGCTTCGGAAGGTGCACCGGGATGCCGGCGCGTATTACCTCCGGTGCAACACCCCCGCCCAGGCCCTGCGGCATTACCTGAAGGCAGGCGACTTGGAGGCCATTGATGCCGCGCTTCGCGAACAGGGTCCGGCCATGCTCGCGGCCAACCAGACGGCGACGCTCTCCTCAATCCTGGGATCGATACCAGAGCAGGACTTGGCGCGCCTGGGCTGGGGCTGCCTCTTCCTCGCCTTGGCCACCATGGACAGCGCCCCGGCCAATGCCCTGCCCCTGCTCCGCAAGGCCCTCGCGGTCTTTGCGCCCGCGCATGACGAGCTTGGAGAGCTTGTCTGCCTTGCGCACATCATTTCCATTCACATCACCACCACGGGGCACTCACGGGAAGGCGAACAACTCCTGGAACGCGCTGAGGAACTCTTCCAGGGCCTGGAAGGCGGCATCGATTCCTGCACCACCATCCTTATTGCCCGAAGTATGGCCATGGGTCGGGTCATCTTTCTGGCTGACGTGGACACGGCCACGCGCTACGCGGACATGGCCATGTCCTTGGCCATGAAAGACCACCTAGTGAATTTCGAGGCGGCCATGCTGATGGTCATGGGATACATCAAGATATTTGCGGGGCACCTCTCCATGGCCAGACAGTGGATGGAGCGCGCCCACGAAATTGTGCCTCGCTCTGAGGTGGGAGCATTCCATTGTCTGGCCATCCGCATGATGCTGATGAATTTCCTGTTTCATGACGGATGCTTTGACAATTACTATACCGAGAAAAGCCAAATCGTGGATGCCGTCGGCATGGATATGTTCTCCCAGAGCATCGTCGGCCCCTTCTGCCATGTATGGGAAATGGACATCGCCATCAATCAGGGTCGCTTCGAGGAAGCCCTGCGCATCGCGAAAGAGGCCGACGCCCTGAGCCCGCACCTGAAAAGCCAGACCCTCCAATTGAAGGCCGTGGTCCTGGCGCTTCAGGGACAAGCAGCCGAGGCCCTTGCAGCCTGTGACGAATCGACCAGGCTAAGGGAACAGGCCGGAGGCCTCTATTTCATCACGCTTCAGAAGATTGTTGGCGGCCTCATCCACGGCTTCTGCGGCGAGTACGACGTCGCTGTCTCCATGCTCACGGAAGGTATCCAAAAAGCAAGGTCCATGCCTACCGACTATCTGGAGTCCTGCGGGCTCATGCACCGTGCGGCGACGTTTCTGCTGCGCGGTGAATGCGAGGCGGCCACAGCGGACATCCGCAGAGGACTCGGGCTCATGCGCCGCAACGACTACAAGCATTTCTGGGCCTGGACGCCGGGCAGCATGGAGCAGGTTCTTGGGTTCGCCGTTTCCCGAAATATCGAACCCGCTTACGCCCGTAAACTGGCGGTGGAGCACATCCGTCACGACTTCACGGACCAGGGGGAATCCATTCCCCTCCTGGAGGTCAGGTGCCTCGGGGAACTCGCCATACTCTTCCGCGGCGAGCGGGTTTTGCCTCCGGAGGCCCTGACGCAGGGGCAAAGGGAGCTGCTTTGTCTGCTCCTGGCCTCCCCGGACTTGAAAATACCCCAGGACACGGCGTGCCTGCACTTCTGGCCGGACGGCTCCCCCTTGGCGACCAGGACCAATTTCGACACCATGATGTCGCGCCTGCGCAAGTCCTTCGCGGAGGTGTTGCCCCAAAGCCTCGCGGGCCGGTACCTGTTCAGGGAGCGAGGCATGGTCTGGCTGGCCAACTGCCGGGTGGACGCGCTCCTGTTCCTGGAAGAGGCGAAAAAGGGCCAGGAGCACTCCCGCCTGCAGCAGCGCTGGCAGGCCGCCAACGCCTTCTCACGGGCGGCGGCCCTTTGGAAGGGGGAGTTCGCCCCCGGAGTCACCGGGGAGGATCGAATCAGCGCATTCCGCCACAAACTCACCGCTGCGCTGGCCCGCCTGGCTCTGACGTGGGGCGGCCATCTTGACCGGATAAACCGCACCCAGGCCGCCATCGACATCGTGGAAAAAGCCCTCCGGCCTGATCCACTCAACGATTCTCTGTGGGCGCTCTTGTACCGGCTGCACGGCCGCCACTCCGTCCTCCAGGCCCGCCAAGTGGCCAACCGCCTGGCCACGGTTTTGCGAAACGAAGGATACCCCGAGGCTGACATCGAACAGATCCTCGCGGGTGTCACCGTCGCACCCTGA